Proteins from a single region of Paenibacillus sp. BIHB 4019:
- a CDS encoding LamG-like jellyroll fold domain-containing protein, translated as MNDFIKRNLVFVLCLTLVLSAGTIGFVYPASAATLLEDSFDGGAGNWTSTSGSWSVVQDSGNAVYSQTGTSEGRTSAGSQTWTDYAVEADVKIVDFNGSTRTYVAGRYVDGNNFYAASLYNSSGGTLEIRKKVSGSTTTIASKTNFGLATGVWYKVKLELSGTSIKLYVNGQLELSATDSSLAAGAAGLVTFKSIAKFDNVSVTNSTSVPSTPSPTVAPTPTPTAQPTTAPSTSPTTAPTPTPSPSPTSGTTSEYQLTGFSIGNTGGGSIAETDSQYIKVYNATDLAAALKKGSGYKVVEIMNDLDLGWNEIPAAAKVSPFASHNSALTHPVLLNTGVSKITVDGFTNLTIFSANGAKIKHAAFTFKRSTNVIIRNLEFDELWEWDEATKGDYDKNDWDYITIEESSKFWIDHCTFHKAYDGLVDVKKGSNGVTISWSSFLGDDGSAGSWVTQQINALEANQSAYPMYAFLRSSAVGLSKDDIIAVAASQKKGHLVGSTEFASDNAALEVTLHHNYYQDQQDRMPRLRAGNAHAYNIVMDSAGAWNARSRITSAMETAISGNGYHFGVTSNGAISTENGAVLVEKSVIIDVYYPLRNNQKDASLPDYTGKIAAIDTIYSLDGTTFRGNSDTAGSPLSPVPAAIKPFSWNGFTTLPYSYTADDPATLKARLMAANGAGAGKLSWAKANWLQTS; from the coding sequence ATGAATGATTTTATAAAGCGGAATTTGGTGTTCGTATTATGTTTAACGCTTGTCTTGTCAGCTGGAACAATCGGCTTTGTTTATCCGGCAAGCGCAGCGACGCTATTGGAGGACAGCTTTGATGGAGGAGCAGGCAATTGGACATCCACTAGTGGAAGCTGGTCCGTCGTTCAAGACAGCGGCAATGCGGTTTATTCCCAAACGGGCACAAGCGAAGGCCGCACTTCTGCTGGCAGCCAGACATGGACCGATTATGCGGTGGAGGCTGATGTTAAGATCGTTGATTTTAATGGATCGACTAGAACGTATGTTGCAGGCAGATACGTGGATGGCAATAATTTTTATGCAGCATCCTTGTATAACAGCAGTGGGGGCACGCTTGAAATCAGGAAAAAAGTAAGCGGTTCCACAACAACTATCGCGAGCAAAACGAATTTTGGCCTGGCAACGGGGGTGTGGTATAAGGTGAAGCTCGAATTGAGTGGAACATCCATCAAGCTTTATGTAAACGGCCAGCTGGAGCTTTCGGCTACGGATTCCAGCCTGGCAGCGGGTGCTGCGGGTTTGGTTACTTTTAAATCTATTGCTAAGTTCGATAATGTAAGCGTTACCAATTCGACTTCGGTGCCATCGACACCTTCGCCGACAGTGGCTCCAACCCCGACTCCGACGGCGCAGCCAACGACTGCTCCATCCACTAGCCCCACTACTGCTCCAACGCCGACACCATCGCCTTCTCCAACATCTGGGACGACCAGCGAATATCAACTAACTGGTTTTTCCATAGGCAACACTGGGGGAGGCAGCATCGCCGAAACCGATTCCCAATATATAAAAGTTTATAATGCAACAGATCTAGCCGCTGCGCTAAAGAAAGGCTCAGGCTATAAGGTCGTCGAAATCATGAACGATCTCGATCTTGGCTGGAACGAAATTCCGGCGGCAGCGAAAGTCTCGCCGTTCGCCTCTCACAACAGCGCATTGACGCACCCGGTTCTGCTTAATACGGGCGTTAGCAAAATTACAGTGGACGGCTTTACGAACCTGACGATTTTCTCCGCCAACGGCGCGAAGATCAAGCATGCTGCATTTACCTTCAAGAGAAGCACGAATGTCATCATTCGCAATCTCGAATTTGACGAGCTTTGGGAATGGGATGAAGCAACCAAGGGCGATTACGACAAAAATGACTGGGATTATATCACAATCGAAGAAAGCAGCAAGTTTTGGATCGATCACTGTACGTTCCACAAGGCCTATGACGGACTGGTTGATGTGAAAAAAGGAAGCAATGGCGTCACCATTTCATGGTCCTCCTTCTTAGGCGATGACGGCAGCGCGGGCAGCTGGGTCACCCAGCAAATTAATGCGCTCGAAGCGAATCAGTCGGCTTATCCGATGTACGCTTTCTTAAGAAGCAGCGCGGTAGGGCTGAGCAAGGATGATATTATTGCGGTTGCTGCCAGCCAGAAGAAAGGGCATCTAGTGGGCTCGACTGAATTCGCCAGCGACAATGCGGCGCTAGAAGTGACGCTGCATCACAACTATTATCAGGATCAGCAGGACCGAATGCCTCGTCTGCGGGCTGGAAACGCCCATGCCTACAATATCGTCATGGACAGCGCAGGCGCTTGGAATGCCAGATCACGGATTACATCGGCGATGGAGACAGCCATTTCCGGCAATGGCTATCATTTTGGCGTAACGAGCAATGGAGCAATTTCCACAGAAAATGGCGCTGTGCTGGTGGAGAAATCAGTCATTATTGATGTTTATTACCCGCTTCGCAACAATCAGAAGGATGCCAGTCTCCCTGACTATACAGGGAAAATCGCGGCTATAGATACGATCTATTCGCTGGACGGAACAACCTTTAGAGGAAATAGCGATACAGCGGGAAGCCCGCTTTCTCCAGTTCCAGCAGCGATCAAGCCTTTTTCCTGGAACGGATTCACAACGCTTCCTTATAGCTATACGGCTGATGATCCAGCGACATTAAAAGCAAGGCTCATGGCTGCAAATGGCGCGGGTGCGGGCAAGCTGTCGTGGGCTAAAGCGAACTGGCTACAAACGAGCTAG
- a CDS encoding AraC family transcriptional regulator: MDIDGIKEPLEYYLILYKASLPLLTAPFIRKLADNKSPFHRQYEFAPHDPVVLLHLAKTMQQRWHETHSLQRIHVKALFYQFIYEVEQQLQMQGKQAIQPDLVEQVIRHIRECYSTPITLASIARLLNYSAPYVSKQFKNKTGYSLIDFLILTRVDKAKELLLHSEASLQEISSSVGYPDLSYFIRIFKKTTGVTPGSFKAQAGSSRQEADRPTLMLRLSDAARGFRRYIDMEHDNDYQYVEEGEFTMYKGTKTSMGATVLLCLALMLSACSSGSGAANSIASSTSPAASTQTQNNSPAASQTNAEPAPSVYTDSQGHEVQLPESPKRVVLQGNSIGDLLALGIQPIGVDRRFIDESVYLDKEQTKAQDIGFPTNFEALVDLAPDLTMLGYVLDKQYEEVSKISPTVVFDQSLPLAERLPIIGEIVGKQAEAKQLLADYDAKAENMWSELHKAGKLTEGETAVVLIYYWSKDMYLMKTGGLASLLYQQSGYQMSERVKELEPAAGSPYIEVSKELMHDMLIGDRLFILYPHNEDAEASFAELLETSLWKSLPAVKSGKVTFVETKWNYEDMLTSDMLLDELPKLLAQ, encoded by the coding sequence TTGGACATAGATGGAATTAAGGAACCATTAGAATATTATCTCATTCTTTATAAAGCTTCGCTGCCGCTCCTGACGGCTCCATTTATTCGAAAGCTTGCGGATAATAAAAGTCCTTTTCATAGACAATATGAATTCGCTCCCCATGATCCGGTTGTGCTGCTTCATTTGGCGAAGACGATGCAGCAGCGGTGGCATGAAACTCATTCCCTACAGCGTATTCATGTCAAAGCCTTGTTTTATCAGTTCATCTACGAGGTGGAACAGCAATTGCAAATGCAAGGCAAACAGGCCATTCAGCCTGACCTTGTGGAGCAGGTCATCCGGCATATTCGTGAATGCTATAGCACGCCGATTACACTCGCATCCATCGCCCGATTGTTGAATTATAGCGCCCCTTATGTGTCCAAGCAGTTTAAAAATAAGACTGGCTACAGCTTAATTGATTTTCTAATTCTAACTCGTGTGGATAAGGCGAAGGAGCTGCTGCTTCATTCAGAAGCTTCGCTCCAAGAAATTTCCAGCAGCGTGGGATACCCGGATTTATCTTATTTCATACGTATTTTCAAAAAGACGACCGGTGTAACACCCGGAAGCTTCAAAGCACAGGCTGGCAGCAGCCGGCAAGAAGCAGATCGTCCTACGCTTATGCTTAGATTGTCTGATGCAGCACGGGGGTTTCGACGTTATATTGATATGGAACATGATAATGATTATCAATATGTCGAAGAAGGGGAATTCACGATGTACAAAGGAACCAAAACCTCCATGGGAGCAACCGTGCTGTTATGTCTAGCCTTAATGCTCAGCGCCTGCTCCAGCGGCAGTGGAGCTGCTAATTCCATAGCTTCCAGTACCAGCCCTGCTGCCTCCACCCAGACGCAGAACAATAGTCCGGCTGCAAGCCAAACGAATGCTGAACCTGCTCCAAGCGTATATACAGACAGTCAGGGGCATGAGGTGCAGCTTCCCGAAAGTCCAAAGCGCGTTGTACTCCAAGGCAATTCAATCGGCGATCTGCTGGCGCTAGGCATTCAGCCCATCGGCGTTGATCGCCGGTTTATTGATGAATCCGTCTATTTGGACAAAGAACAGACCAAGGCGCAGGATATTGGTTTTCCAACCAATTTTGAAGCTCTTGTAGACTTGGCTCCCGATCTGACGATGCTCGGTTATGTTTTAGATAAACAGTACGAAGAAGTATCAAAAATATCGCCGACCGTCGTTTTTGATCAAAGCCTGCCATTAGCCGAGCGCCTCCCCATCATTGGAGAAATCGTCGGCAAACAAGCCGAGGCCAAGCAGCTGCTTGCCGATTATGATGCTAAAGCTGAGAACATGTGGAGTGAGCTGCATAAGGCAGGAAAGCTTACTGAAGGCGAAACAGCGGTCGTGTTAATTTATTATTGGAGCAAAGATATGTATTTGATGAAAACCGGCGGTCTTGCCTCTTTATTGTATCAGCAATCAGGCTACCAAATGTCTGAGCGGGTAAAGGAGCTTGAACCGGCCGCTGGCTCTCCCTATATTGAGGTTTCAAAAGAGCTCATGCACGACATGCTCATCGGGGACCGCCTATTCATCTTGTATCCACACAATGAAGATGCGGAAGCCTCCTTTGCTGAACTGCTGGAAACATCCCTTTGGAAATCGCTCCCTGCCGTCAAGAGCGGAAAAGTCACTTTTGTCGAGACAAAATGGAATTACGAGGACATGCTGACTAGTGATATGCTGCTGGACGAGCTTCCCAAGCTGTTGGCTCAATAA
- a CDS encoding ABC transporter substrate-binding protein — protein sequence MKQSKTALSLIMIALVALVMAACSGNNGQGNTTAAASPSASPEASNSSSEPSATAADSVRTVASEKGDITIPANPSRVIGLSVVYPEFLQALGVTPIAVQNYHPEFPSYLEDAFKNTIKMGIAETPDFEKILAAEPDLIIAPVWWSDKDYDQLAKIAPTVLLPQRDDWRDELKDIAGVLGKPEAADKVIQDLEDQELAAKEKLDTLVGDETVMYMMIMPKGIVLYSENIDRGSFIHKTLGLKPIANFPQSEQSLTISLEKLPEYNPDHIIVQLDDESNAVIQKAYKDMLESSLWKNMTAVKKNQVYMMGGKEWFSLGMSPLANSYAINAVLQAFENKGK from the coding sequence ATGAAACAATCGAAGACAGCATTATCGCTAATCATGATCGCGCTGGTGGCGCTTGTGATGGCTGCATGCTCGGGGAACAATGGACAAGGCAATACGACAGCAGCAGCTTCACCATCAGCATCGCCAGAGGCGAGCAATTCGTCCAGCGAGCCAAGTGCCACGGCAGCGGATAGCGTCCGTACGGTAGCTAGCGAGAAGGGCGATATTACGATTCCGGCAAATCCCAGCCGAGTGATTGGGCTTTCCGTTGTGTATCCGGAATTTCTGCAAGCTTTGGGCGTTACGCCAATTGCCGTGCAAAATTATCACCCGGAGTTTCCGTCTTATTTGGAGGATGCATTCAAAAATACAATTAAAATGGGCATCGCCGAAACGCCTGATTTTGAGAAAATATTAGCCGCTGAGCCTGATCTGATTATCGCACCCGTATGGTGGTCGGACAAAGATTACGATCAGCTTGCGAAGATCGCACCGACGGTGCTGCTGCCGCAGCGCGATGACTGGCGTGATGAGCTGAAGGATATCGCTGGCGTGTTAGGCAAGCCAGAGGCTGCGGATAAAGTCATTCAAGATTTAGAGGATCAGGAATTGGCAGCCAAAGAGAAGCTGGATACTCTCGTTGGCGACGAAACCGTCATGTATATGATGATTATGCCGAAAGGCATCGTTCTTTATAGTGAAAACATTGATCGCGGCAGCTTTATTCATAAGACGCTGGGACTTAAGCCAATCGCGAACTTCCCGCAGAGCGAGCAGTCGCTCACGATATCGCTTGAGAAGCTGCCGGAATACAACCCCGATCATATCATTGTGCAGTTGGACGACGAGAGCAATGCCGTCATTCAAAAAGCTTACAAGGATATGCTCGAAAGCTCATTATGGAAAAACATGACGGCAGTGAAGAAAAATCAAGTGTACATGATGGGCGGAAAAGAATGGTTCAGCCTTGGCATGTCCCCGCTGGCAAATAGCTATGCCATAAATGCTGTTCTTCAGGCTTTCGAAAATAAAGGCAAATAG
- a CDS encoding helix-turn-helix domain-containing protein produces MSDYEYASQAGEYERLDNMWFKLRGVEKNDSSSGSWSFRLQFIESHMLLLAASGRGWITVDGRYSELRAGSAFVCMPGQLVEAFLDVSGERGLYVVRFDVFEQPETSERQTQNEPQPQNLRFPVEGEVVVTSMIEWSALCEAMGHTIKSGNRLQRMRGQIQFYELLYSLLRDGKRILDTESEAAMERAKLYIEQHYREELTIELLAREAGISSRHFIRLFKQTYGWSAIEYLARYRIRQAQELMKPDSEYQLKDIASYVGYQDELYFRRKFKKITGTPPAAYMKNAKKRIVAYHANMIGHLLALHITPHAAPADHPWTEYYRRKYDTDSVLPLAQDDDVKIEQIRSTNPDYIIGLKAFTSAEAEKKLEELASTYLMPWLEHDWRMQLTLLAQWLDKSSEAEAWLDQYERKTRAVREQVKKAWGNDRLLIARISGHAITILGSRSLGEVFYDDLQIAPAAGIMLDQPEHQWTLEKLLHTDADRLLLIVDDDAKAQAAWQELRQSEAWGQLKAVRNRRIDQLPSYPWTEYTAFTQDLVLDEVLKLWRNRA; encoded by the coding sequence ATGTCCGATTATGAATACGCTTCGCAAGCAGGCGAATATGAGCGGCTGGACAACATGTGGTTCAAGCTTAGAGGGGTCGAAAAAAACGATAGCAGCTCGGGAAGCTGGTCGTTTCGGCTGCAATTCATCGAATCGCATATGCTGCTGCTTGCTGCATCCGGCAGAGGCTGGATTACTGTAGACGGGCGGTATTCGGAGCTAAGGGCAGGCAGTGCCTTTGTTTGTATGCCTGGCCAACTAGTCGAGGCATTTCTAGACGTTTCGGGCGAGCGTGGACTTTATGTTGTGCGCTTTGATGTGTTTGAGCAGCCCGAAACGTCGGAGCGGCAAACGCAGAACGAGCCGCAGCCCCAAAATCTGCGGTTTCCCGTCGAAGGAGAAGTCGTGGTAACCTCCATGATCGAATGGAGTGCACTTTGCGAGGCTATGGGCCATACGATAAAAAGCGGCAATCGCTTGCAGCGAATGCGCGGTCAAATTCAATTTTATGAGCTGCTGTACAGCCTGCTGCGAGATGGCAAGCGCATATTGGATACGGAGTCCGAGGCCGCAATGGAGCGTGCCAAGTTATATATCGAGCAGCATTACCGCGAGGAGCTGACCATTGAGCTATTGGCGAGGGAGGCCGGCATTAGCTCGCGGCATTTTATCCGGCTGTTTAAGCAAACCTATGGCTGGAGCGCCATTGAATATTTGGCAAGATATCGCATTAGGCAAGCCCAAGAGCTGATGAAGCCCGACTCGGAATACCAGCTTAAAGATATCGCCAGCTATGTCGGCTATCAGGATGAGCTTTATTTTCGGCGCAAATTCAAAAAAATAACGGGCACGCCGCCTGCTGCATATATGAAAAATGCTAAAAAAAGAATCGTAGCCTATCATGCCAACATGATCGGACATTTGCTGGCGCTGCATATTACGCCTCATGCGGCTCCAGCCGATCATCCATGGACCGAATATTACCGTCGAAAATACGACACCGATTCGGTTCTGCCCTTAGCGCAGGATGATGATGTGAAAATAGAGCAGATACGCAGTACGAACCCGGACTACATCATCGGGCTTAAAGCATTTACAAGCGCGGAAGCAGAGAAGAAGCTGGAAGAGCTGGCATCAACTTATTTGATGCCATGGCTGGAGCATGATTGGCGAATGCAGCTAACATTGCTTGCCCAGTGGCTGGACAAGTCCTCGGAAGCGGAAGCTTGGCTCGATCAGTACGAGCGAAAAACACGTGCTGTGCGGGAGCAGGTGAAGAAGGCATGGGGCAACGATCGTCTGCTCATTGCCCGAATATCGGGGCATGCGATTACCATTTTGGGCAGCAGAAGCTTGGGCGAGGTGTTTTATGACGATCTCCAAATTGCGCCAGCGGCAGGCATCATGCTAGATCAGCCCGAGCATCAATGGACGCTAGAAAAACTGCTGCATACGGATGCGGATAGGCTTCTGCTCATTGTAGATGACGATGCAAAGGCGCAAGCAGCCTGGCAGGAGCTGCGGCAATCAGAGGCGTGGGGGCAGCTGAAGGCAGTCAGAAATAGGCGGATCGACCAGCTTCCTTCTTATCCATGGACCGAATATACAGCGTTCACGCAGGATTTGGTTTTGGACGAGGTGTTAAAGCTTTGGCGTAATCGTGCATAA
- a CDS encoding LamG-like jellyroll fold domain-containing protein gives MKLDYFLKRNVILALCAALVLSLCYVYPANAAALMEDTFDAGAGNWTPSSGSWSVVNEKGNKAYFQSGTSEGRAVAGSQSWSDYSVEADVQVVDFNGSTRTYVAGRYIDGNNFYAASLYNSNGGALEIRKKVNGSTTTLASKAGYALEAGVWYKVKLEMSGTTINMYVDGKLELSAADTSLAAGAAGLVTFKSIAKFDNVKIADSSPDATHPSTEPTVAPTPVPTPAPTAVPSNEPSTKPSIEPTATPTAIPSSTPSVEPIPVPTLVPSPPAGKAGQYNLAGFAQGSTGGGMISETDSRYMKVYDAKDLALALKKGSGYKVIEIMNDLDLGWNEIPKEAQTSPFAAHNSALTHPVLMETGISKVTVDDFNDLTIFSAKGATIKHAAFTFKRSTNVIIRNLEFDELWEWDEATKGNYDKNDWDYITVENSSNIWIDHCTFHKAYDGLVDVKKGSTGVTISWSSFLADDQSANSWVTKQINAMEANKSDYPMYAFLRSSSVGLSKEDIIAIASSQKKGHLIGATEFASDNAALEVTLHHNYYQDVQDRMPRLRGGNVHVYNIVMDSAGARSSKKRLTSSMEKAISGKGYHFGITSNGAISTEGGAVLVEKSVIIDVTYPLRNNQADAGDSTYTGKIAALDTIYSLDGATFRGDSSSAKSPLSPVPAAIKPFAWNGLKSLPYSYTPDDPAALKARLVAADGSGAGKLSWSKANWLQTSYKS, from the coding sequence ATGAAATTGGATTATTTTTTAAAGAGGAATGTGATTTTGGCTTTGTGTGCAGCGCTTGTGCTTTCGCTTTGCTATGTTTATCCGGCAAACGCAGCTGCGCTAATGGAAGACACTTTTGATGCAGGTGCTGGCAATTGGACACCTTCTAGCGGAAGCTGGTCTGTCGTTAATGAGAAAGGCAATAAAGCCTATTTCCAGTCTGGCACAAGCGAAGGGCGTGCGGTTGCTGGCAGCCAGTCATGGAGCGATTATTCGGTTGAGGCTGACGTACAGGTTGTCGATTTTAATGGATCGACGAGAACCTATGTGGCAGGCCGTTATATAGATGGCAATAACTTTTATGCGGCATCGCTGTACAATAGCAACGGCGGTGCGCTGGAAATTAGAAAGAAAGTGAATGGTTCGACAACGACGTTAGCTAGCAAAGCGGGTTATGCTTTAGAGGCTGGCGTATGGTATAAGGTAAAGCTCGAAATGAGCGGAACGACAATCAACATGTATGTAGACGGCAAGCTGGAGCTGTCGGCTGCCGATACCAGCTTGGCGGCGGGTGCCGCGGGACTCGTTACGTTTAAGTCCATCGCCAAGTTCGATAATGTGAAGATTGCAGATAGCTCGCCAGATGCAACGCATCCATCAACCGAGCCGACTGTGGCGCCAACACCAGTTCCGACGCCTGCTCCGACAGCAGTGCCGTCAAACGAGCCATCGACTAAACCGTCAATTGAACCAACGGCGACACCAACGGCGATACCGTCTTCAACCCCATCGGTTGAACCGATACCTGTGCCAACGCTCGTTCCTTCACCGCCAGCAGGAAAGGCAGGCCAGTACAATTTGGCAGGCTTTGCGCAGGGCAGCACGGGTGGGGGCATGATTTCAGAAACGGATTCCCGTTATATGAAAGTGTATGATGCCAAGGATCTTGCTCTTGCGCTAAAGAAAGGGTCGGGATATAAGGTCATTGAAATTATGAACGATCTTGACTTGGGGTGGAATGAGATTCCGAAAGAGGCCCAAACATCGCCTTTCGCTGCCCATAATAGCGCATTAACGCACCCGGTTTTAATGGAAACGGGAATCAGCAAGGTGACGGTTGATGATTTCAACGATTTGACGATCTTCTCGGCGAAGGGGGCAACGATTAAGCATGCCGCTTTTACCTTCAAAAGAAGCACGAATGTCATCATTCGCAATCTTGAATTTGACGAGCTGTGGGAATGGGATGAAGCGACGAAAGGCAATTACGATAAAAATGACTGGGACTATATAACGGTGGAAAACAGCAGCAACATATGGATTGACCACTGTACGTTCCACAAAGCTTATGATGGTCTTGTCGATGTGAAAAAAGGCAGCACGGGCGTCACGATTTCCTGGTCCTCCTTCCTGGCTGATGACCAAAGTGCTAACAGCTGGGTCACCAAGCAAATCAATGCGATGGAGGCGAATAAATCGGATTATCCGATGTACGCTTTTTTAAGAAGCAGCTCGGTTGGGTTAAGCAAAGAAGATATTATTGCCATCGCATCCAGCCAAAAGAAGGGCCATCTGATTGGGGCTACTGAATTCGCCAGCGATAACGCCGCGCTTGAAGTGACGCTTCATCACAATTATTATCAAGACGTGCAGGATCGGATGCCGCGTCTGCGGGGCGGCAATGTCCATGTCTATAACATCGTGATGGACAGCGCAGGAGCAAGAAGCTCCAAAAAACGGCTGACCTCGTCCATGGAGAAGGCGATTTCCGGCAAAGGCTATCATTTTGGAATTACAAGCAACGGTGCGATTTCGACCGAGGGTGGGGCCGTGCTCGTTGAGAAATCTGTCATCATTGATGTCACGTATCCGCTCCGCAATAATCAGGCAGATGCAGGCGATTCCACCTATACGGGAAAAATTGCGGCACTCGACACGATCTACTCACTCGATGGAGCGACGTTCAGAGGGGACAGCAGTTCTGCCAAAAGCCCGCTTTCACCTGTGCCGGCAGCTATTAAGCCTTTTGCTTGGAACGGACTCAAATCGCTTCCATATAGCTATACTCCAGATGACCCAGCCGCTTTAAAAGCAAGACTTGTCGCGGCTGACGGATCGGGTGCAGGCAAGCTTTCGTGGTCCAAAGCGAATTGGCTTCAAACGAGCTATAAGTCTTAA
- a CDS encoding nitroreductase, whose protein sequence is MAISAIEQLIRERRTIRQFNDRTLAKETVIALLDAAVWAPVHSRKEPWRFILFMGAGRQQFSDAVLHTFSEDEREKWGQKLQLDYCERMQAHLLIVIEADAKQREWEDAVGAGSALIQNIQLLAWEQGIGVVWKTNEYNFDLDFCRLTGVKPGERIIGTLHLGYFDPDKKPKPRPRTPVGELLTCITGE, encoded by the coding sequence CTCATTCGCGAAAGAAGAACGATACGTCAATTTAACGATCGGACGTTGGCGAAGGAAACGGTCATTGCTCTGTTGGATGCGGCTGTATGGGCTCCGGTTCATTCACGCAAGGAGCCTTGGCGATTCATTTTATTCATGGGAGCTGGAAGGCAGCAGTTTTCAGATGCGGTGCTGCATACGTTCTCGGAGGACGAGCGGGAAAAATGGGGACAGAAGCTGCAGCTTGATTATTGCGAACGCATGCAAGCCCATTTGCTCATCGTCATAGAGGCTGACGCTAAACAACGGGAATGGGAGGATGCTGTTGGCGCAGGCTCCGCGCTTATTCAAAATATCCAGCTGCTGGCATGGGAGCAGGGAATCGGTGTCGTATGGAAGACGAATGAATATAATTTCGACCTGGATTTTTGCAGGCTTACGGGCGTAAAGCCAGGCGAACGAATTATTGGCACGCTGCATCTTGGCTATTTTGATCCCGATAAGAAGCCTAAGCCTCGACCTCGTACACCTGTTGGGGAACTGCTAACCTGCATTACAGGGGAATAA